In the genome of Raphanus sativus cultivar WK10039 chromosome 4, ASM80110v3, whole genome shotgun sequence, one region contains:
- the LOC108853813 gene encoding plant intracellular Ras-group-related LRR protein 7, translated as MICEEAYQYQQLHDHMMMMDLSPSPLSSTISPSSSPMSPSNNTDSNEEERLEDVNLSGMSLQSLPNPSLNLGIICKLDLSNNHIEKIPESLTARLLNLVALDIHSNQIKALPNSIGCLSKLKILNVSGNFLVYLPKTIQNCRSLEELNANFNELVRLPDSIGLELTNLRKLCVNSNKLISLPTSITYLTSLRVLDARLNCLMILPDDLENLINLEILNVSQNFQYLTALPSSIGLLMNLLELDISYNKITVLPESIGCMRRLRKLSAEGNPIVSPPIEVVEQSLQAVREYLSQKMNGRLVNTSPKKKSWGFRKLVKYGTFNGRSRAWTREEREGLIMPEYRPIDILASNRFPGISPRSIFSPRTYFSR; from the exons ATGATATGCGAAGAGGCATATCAGTATCAACAACTCCATGATCACATGATGATGATGGACTTGAGCCCGTCACCACTATCATCAACCATATCACCATCGTCATCACCAATGTCACCATCAAACAATACTGACAGCAATGAGGAAGAGAGACTAGAGGATGTGAATTTGAGTGGCATGTCACTACAATCGCTTCCAAATCCTTCCCTTAATTTGGGAATCATTTGCAAGCTTGATCTCTCCAACAATCATATCGAG AAAATACCAGAATCTCTAACAGCGAGATTACTCAACTTGGTAGCATTAGATATTCACTCAAACCAGATCAAAGCTCTTCCAAACTCCATTGGCTGTCTCTCTAAGCTCAAGATCCTTAATGTCTCTGGCAACTTTCTCGTTTACCTCCCCAAAACTATTCAAAATTGCAG GTCACTAGAAGAACTAAACGCAAACTTCAACGAGCTGGTTAGATTACCAGACTCCATCGGGTTAGAACTAACCAATCTGAGGAAGCTCTGCGTCAACTCCAACAAGCTCATCAGCCTACCAACCTCCATCACCTACCTCACTTCCCTACGTGTCCTAGACGCTCGTCTCAACTGCCTTATGATCCTCCCTGATGACCTCGAGAACCTCATCAACCTCGAGATCCTCAACGTCAGTCAGAACTTCCAGTACCTCACCGCACTCCCATCTTCCATCGGTCTCCTCATGAACCTCCTCGAGCTAGACATCAGCTACAACAAGATCACGGTCTTGCCTGAGTCCATCGGCTGCATGAGGCGGCTGAGGAAGCTGAGCGCGGAGGGTAACCCGATCGTGTCACCACCTATAGAGGTCGTGGAGCAGAGCTTGCAGGCGGTGAGAGAGTATCTGAGCCAGAAGATGAACGGTAGACTTGTGAACACATCGCCGAAGAAGAAGTCGTGGGGTTTCCGTAAACTGGTCAAGTATGGAACGTTCAATGGGAGATCAAGGGCTTGGACtagggaagagagagaaggTCTCATCATGCCTGAGTACCGTCCCATTGATATCTTGGCTTCCAACAGGTTCCCTGGTATCTCACCTCGGTCTATCTTCTCTCCAAGAACATATTTCAGCAGATGA
- the LOC108852492 gene encoding uncharacterized protein LOC108852492, translating into MAYVDHAFSISDEDMMFETSYTVNNRPPVKEIALAVALLVFGALGIVSGFFMAYNRVGGDRGHGIFFIVLGCLLFIPGFYYTRIAYYAYKGYQGFSFSNIPPV; encoded by the exons ATGGCGTACGTGGACCACGCGTTCTCGATATCAGACGAGGACATGATGTTCGAGACCTCATACACCGTCAATAACCGACCGCCGGTAAAGGAGATCGCACTCGCGGTGGCTCTCCTCGTGTTCGGAGCCTTAGGAATCGTCTCCGGCTTCTTCATGGCGTACAATCGAGTCGGCGGCGATCGAGGCCACG GGATTTTCTTCATCGTCCTCGGGTGTCTTCTGTTCATCCCAGGGTTTTACTACACTCGGATCGCGTATTATGCTTACAAAGGATACCAAGGTTTCTCCTTCTCTAACATACCCCCTGTTTAG
- the LOC108853814 gene encoding uncharacterized protein LOC108853814 — protein sequence MSETSVESSIDPLFHLLRTVPFSFLRPPRLRLKLPTFTLPSPMTVFSLILLTYFLVISGFIYDVIVEPPGIGSTQDPVTGAIRPVVFMSGRVNGQYIIEGLSSGFMFVMGGVGIVMLDLAFDKNRAKSVKASYAKAGVSSIVIGYVMSMLFIRIKIPGYLH from the coding sequence ATGTCAGAAACCTCCGTCGAATCCTCAATCGACCCTCTCTTCCACCTCCTCCGCACCGTCCCATTCTCCTTCCTCCGACCCCCTCGTCTCCGCCTCAAGCTCCCAACCTTCACACTCCCATCTCCCATGACCGTCTTCTCCCTCATCCTCCTCACCTACTTCCTCGTCATCTCCGGGTTCATCTACGACGTCATCGTCGAGCCTCCGGGCATCGGATCGACCCAGGATCCGGTCACGGGGGCGATTCGCCCCGTCGTGTTCATGTCGGGTCGGGTCAACGGGCAGTACATAATCGAGGGGCTCTCGTCGGGGTTCATGTTCGTGATGGGCGGGGTCGGGATCGTGATGCTGGATCTGGCGTTTGATAAGAATCGAGCTAAGAGTGTGAAGGCGTCTTATGCCAAGGCGGGTGTTTCGTCGATTGTGATTGGTTATGTGATGAGTATGTTGTTTATTAGGATTAAGATCCCTGGTTATCTCCATTAG
- the LOC108852731 gene encoding choline monooxygenase, chloroplastic has product MKQSMAVMTMMATITPEFLSSTLISTTTNGYLKTRFDFGFSVSQFDRQRRRKCLLHPTLFCTTSSSSGRVSGAASSIISNLVEEFDPEIPVERASTPPSSWYTDHQFHRYELHRVFYGGGWQAVGYSDQIKDNRHFFTGRLGEVEFVVCRDDDGKIHAFHNVCSHHASILASGCGKKSCFVCPYHGWTYTLNGSLVKATRMTGIENFALNEMGLKPLRVAVWGPFVLLKVVNHATSSKKEEDVESDGSVVVASEWLGSSVGRLSEGGVDDSTLGFICRREYTIDCNWKVFCDNYLDGGYHVPYAHKGLMSGLDLDTYSTTLFERVSIQACGGGGGGSKAGEDGFDRLGSQALYAFVYPNFMINRYGPWMDTNLVIPLGPRKCKVVFDYFLDPSLKDDEAFIKRSLEESERVQMEDVVLCENVQRGLESPAYDKGRYALVEKAMHHFHCLLHQNLKL; this is encoded by the exons ATGAAACAGAGCATGGCGGTGATGACGATGATGGCCACGATAACGCCAGAGTTTCTATCATCAACTCTGATATCCACGACCACCAATGGATACCTCAAAACCCGTTTTGATTTCGGTTTCTCAGTCTCTCAATTTGACCGTCAGAGAAGACGAAAATGTCTCCTCCACCCGACTCTGTTCTGTACAACCTCTTCGAGCAGCGGCAGAGTCTCCGGTGCTGCTTCAAGTATCATCAGTAACCTCGTGGAGGAGTTTGATCCGGAGATTCCGGTAGAGAGAGCGTCGACTCCTCCGAGCTCGTGGTACACTGATCATCAGTTCCACCGTTATGAGCTCCATCGAGTCTTCTATGGAGGAGGATGGCAAGCAGTAG GATACTCTGATCAGATTAAGGATAATCGCCACTTTTTCACCGGGAG GCTTGGGGAGGTGGAGTTTGTGGTGTGCAGAGATGATGATGGAAAGATTCATGCTTTCCATAACGTATGCTCTCACCATGCCTCTATCTTGGCTTCTGGGTGTGGGAAAAAGTCTTGCTTTGTTTGCCCTTATCAC GGATGGACATATACCTTAAATGGATCACTTGTCAAAGCTACTAGAATGACTGGGATAGAGAACTTCGCTTTGAAT GAAATGGGACTCAAACCTCTAAGAGTGGCTGTATGGGGACCTTTTGTTCTCCTCAAGGTGGTGAACCATGCCACATCATcaaagaaggaagaagatgtTGAGAGTGATGGATCAGTGGTGGTAGCATCTGAATGGCTAGGTTCTTCTGTAGGGAGGTTGAGCGAAGGTGGAGTTGATGATTCCACGCTTGGTTTCATATGTAGACGTGAATACACTATTGATTGTAACTGGAAG GTGTTTTGTGATAATTATTTAGATGGTGGCTATCATGTACCTTACGCACATAAAGGTTTAATGTCAGGCCTAGACCTCGATACCTATTCTACAACG TTATTCGAAAGGGTTAGTATCCAAGCatgtggaggaggtggtggtggatccAAGGCTGGTGAAGATGGCTTCGATAGGCTTGGTTCTCAAGCTCTCTACGCTTTCGTCTACCCTAATTTCATGATTAATAG GTATGGACCATGGATGGACACGAATCTAGTGATACCTTTAGGACCAAGGAAATGCAAAGTTGTCTTCGACTATTTTCTTGATCCTTCtttaaag GATGATGAAGCTTTCATCAAGAGAAGTCTTGAAGAGAGCGAGAGAGTTCAG ATGGAAGATGTTGTGTTGTGTGAGAATGTTCAAAGGGGTCTTGAGTCTCCAGCTTATGACAAAGGAAGATATGCTCTTGTGGAGAAAGCAATGCACCATTTCCACTGTCTGCTACATCAGAATCTCAAACTGTGA